The following are encoded together in the Roseobacter denitrificans OCh 114 genome:
- the tsaE gene encoding tRNA (adenosine(37)-N6)-threonylcarbamoyltransferase complex ATPase subunit type 1 TsaE codes for MVCTPRTVTVGSAEETAQLAVALGVRLRPGDTLLLDGAVGAGKTHFARHMIQSLLREPEDVPSPTFTLVQTYDTSSGSLWHADLYRLSSVYEIEELGLSEAFDTAICLIEWPDRLGQLTPNDALFLRFTQGATDDSRIVTARWTDPKWNAPLQDWNAL; via the coding sequence ATGGTTTGCACTCCCCGCACAGTCACCGTCGGTTCCGCCGAAGAAACCGCGCAGCTTGCCGTTGCGTTGGGCGTGCGGCTGCGCCCCGGTGATACCCTATTGCTCGACGGGGCTGTTGGCGCCGGAAAGACCCATTTCGCCCGGCACATGATCCAATCGCTGCTGCGCGAACCCGAAGACGTACCGTCTCCGACCTTTACCCTCGTGCAGACCTATGACACGTCCTCCGGATCGCTCTGGCATGCGGATCTCTATCGTCTTTCATCTGTTTACGAGATCGAAGAGCTTGGCCTCTCCGAAGCCTTTGATACCGCGATCTGCCTGATCGAATGGCCCGACCGCCTCGGGCAGCTTACGCCAAATGATGCGCTGTTCCTCCGGTTTACACAGGGCGCGACCGACGACAGCCGCATCGTGACCGCGCGTTGGACGGATCCGAAATGGAACGCCCCGCTGCAGGACTGGAACGCGTTATGA